A region of the Caviibacter abscessus genome:
TTTACTCTTAATAAAAGAAAAAGAAGAGAAGGAATTAACTCATTAACTAAGAAGAAAATGGTTATACCTGCAAAAACAATAGTTAAGTTCAAAGTTGGAAAGAGCTTATCTGAAAAAGTAAATAAGAAAAAATAAATTTAAAAAGGTCATTTGAGAAGTTTAACTTAACAAATAACCTTTTTTTTATTTAACTGGCCTTACAGCCCCTCTTAATGTTCTTTGATAATATCCTTTAATTTCTGAGATAACCACTTTTTTATTTCTTGATGACGCATGAACAAACTTATTATCACCAATATAAATACCTACGTGTGATATTCTATTTTTTCTTGTAGTTTTAAAATACAGTATATCACCTAACTGTAAATCATCTTTATCAACTTTCGTACCATATTTTGCAATATTAGATGATACTCTTGGTAAATCAATACCTACAGTTTTTTCGTAAACATAATTAACATATCCTGAACAATCAAATGATTTAGGTCCATTGCTTCCCCATAAATATGGAGTATTTAAATAATTTAATGCAAACTCACTAATTTGTTTTCTAATTTCATCTTTGATATTTTCTTCTTCATTAGTTGTCGGCTTTAATCTAAAGTCATCAATATGGATACTAGCCATTTGAATTTGTGATATTGATAAAAAAGTGGCACATAGTGTAAACAATAATTTTCTCATAGATCACCTCGACTTTCGCACTAAGTTTAACATTTAAAAATTAAAAATAAAAAAATAATTGTTTTAAAAATTTGAAACTTTTTTAACTATATTCATTTTCTTATACATTTTCATTTTATACCTAAATGTAAAAATTGATAAATTTATAACAATAAAAATGAATTTATGCTAGCAAAATATAAAATGCGAATAAATTTTAAGATGAAAGTGTAAAATTTACGATCAAAAAATACATAAAGTTTTAAAATAATTAAACCAATGATTAAAAAAAATAACATAATCCCATGTAGTATAAAAAATTAGACACTTAATATTTAAATATGATATA
Encoded here:
- a CDS encoding C40 family peptidase, whose product is MRKLLFTLCATFLSISQIQMASIHIDDFRLKPTTNEEENIKDEIRKQISEFALNYLNTPYLWGSNGPKSFDCSGYVNYVYEKTVGIDLPRVSSNIAKYGTKVDKDDLQLGDILYFKTTRKNRISHVGIYIGDNKFVHASSRNKKVVISEIKGYYQRTLRGAVRPVK